From Halotia branconii CENA392, the proteins below share one genomic window:
- a CDS encoding retropepsin-like aspartic protease family protein: protein MKSACKRWIKISNLAVIAAIPTLISLAFLHRAMAEDPGACFMINSAGRTVRLAKLCSTTKAPSDSAPLDNRVFRVPIKRRLGGTPIIDVTFNDKQTFEMIVDTGASGTLITLGMASTLKLEPTGLMKAQIADGSQVQFSTSKVNSIAVGGVIANNLEVAIAPKAGIGLLGHDFFGNYNLTILEREVEFHPR, encoded by the coding sequence ATGAAGAGTGCTTGTAAACGTTGGATTAAAATTAGTAATCTAGCTGTGATAGCGGCAATACCAACGTTGATATCTTTAGCATTTCTCCATCGTGCTATGGCCGAAGATCCAGGAGCGTGTTTTATGATTAACTCTGCTGGGAGAACTGTGAGACTAGCAAAACTTTGTAGTACTACAAAAGCACCTTCAGATTCAGCACCTTTAGACAACAGAGTTTTTCGAGTTCCCATTAAACGCCGCCTTGGTGGAACTCCCATAATTGATGTCACTTTTAATGACAAGCAAACTTTTGAGATGATTGTAGATACAGGCGCTAGTGGTACTTTGATTACTCTTGGTATGGCGAGTACACTCAAACTCGAACCCACAGGTTTGATGAAAGCCCAAATAGCAGATGGTAGCCAAGTACAATTTTCTACTAGTAAAGTCAACTCTATTGCTGTAGGTGGAGTTATAGCCAATAATCTTGAAGTAGCGATCGCTCCAAAAGCAGGTATTGGGTTACTAGGTCATGATTTCTTTGGTAACTACAATTTGACAATTTTAGAACGGGAAGTGGAATTTCATCCTCGCTAG
- a CDS encoding S-layer homology domain-containing protein, translated as MFKISSTILSALALVTILSYPSRTLSQTPTEGRNTTSQSGCLSGYPDNTYRGSQPVTRYEFAAGLNACLNQLNRLIPANRKDLATKEDLEILLQRQRKLNEQVRELNQQVDTLPVTK; from the coding sequence ATGTTTAAAATATCATCCACCATTTTAAGTGCTTTGGCACTAGTCACAATTCTTTCTTATCCATCAAGAACGCTATCACAAACACCAACTGAAGGACGAAACACAACTTCTCAGTCAGGTTGCTTATCTGGCTATCCTGACAATACATATCGAGGTTCGCAACCAGTTACACGCTATGAATTTGCGGCTGGTTTAAATGCGTGCCTCAATCAGTTAAATCGACTAATTCCCGCTAACCGCAAGGATTTAGCAACAAAGGAAGATTTGGAAATTTTGCTACAACGGCAGAGGAAATTAAACGAACAAGTTCGAGAACTTAATCAGCAAGTTGATACTTTACCTGTCACAAAATAA
- a CDS encoding RNA-binding S4 domain-containing protein, translated as MIKLDQFLKLVGIASTGGQAKLMILDGGVKVNDTVETRRGRKLVSGDQVTVEGKTFEVGELIQ; from the coding sequence ATGATTAAACTCGACCAGTTTTTAAAGTTAGTGGGTATAGCCTCAACTGGAGGGCAAGCCAAACTGATGATTCTTGATGGTGGTGTCAAAGTTAATGATACAGTTGAAACTCGGCGAGGACGGAAATTAGTATCAGGCGATCAAGTAACAGTAGAAGGGAAAACTTTCGAGGTTGGAGAGTTGATACAGTAG